A single Arachnia propionica DNA region contains:
- a CDS encoding virulence RhuM family protein: MTREAAGEVILYRRDDGAPALEVRLEEETVWLSQQQIAELFQTSRTNVVEHLRNIYDEAELDETATCRRFRQVRTEGSRQVAREIPFYNLDAIISVGYRVKSRVATQFRIWATERLREYLIKGFTMDDAKLKNLGGGSYWRELLERIRDIRSSEKVLYRQVLDLYATSVDYDPRAPETTEFFKIVQNKLHYAAHGQTSAEVIAARADATKPNMGLTSFSGERPRKSDVTIAKNYLGESELKKLNTLVSAYFDAAEFRAQNHEPTYMSDWLAHLDRLIVAMDAPVLRGPGSVSRERAVAHAEGEYAKYHAQLATTPTEVEEAYLESIKRAQREIEGKK; the protein is encoded by the coding sequence GTGACCAGGGAAGCAGCCGGTGAGGTGATCCTCTACCGGCGCGACGACGGCGCCCCCGCGCTTGAGGTACGCCTGGAGGAAGAGACCGTCTGGCTCAGCCAGCAGCAGATCGCCGAGCTGTTCCAGACCTCCCGCACCAACGTCGTCGAGCACCTTCGGAACATCTACGACGAAGCAGAGTTGGACGAGACTGCAACCTGTCGGAGATTCCGACAGGTTCGCACCGAGGGTTCCCGTCAGGTCGCCCGGGAGATCCCGTTCTACAACCTTGATGCCATCATCTCAGTCGGCTACCGGGTGAAGAGCAGGGTCGCCACCCAGTTCCGGATCTGGGCGACCGAACGCCTGCGAGAGTACCTCATCAAGGGCTTCACGATGGATGACGCCAAGCTGAAGAATCTTGGTGGCGGCAGTTACTGGCGTGAGCTGCTGGAACGTATCCGCGACATCCGCAGTAGTGAGAAGGTGCTGTACCGGCAGGTGCTGGACCTCTACGCCACCAGTGTGGACTACGACCCGCGCGCACCAGAGACCACCGAGTTCTTCAAGATCGTCCAGAACAAGCTTCACTACGCCGCACACGGGCAGACCTCCGCGGAGGTCATCGCCGCCCGGGCCGATGCCACGAAGCCGAACATGGGGCTCACTTCGTTCAGCGGCGAGCGACCCCGCAAGTCCGATGTCACGATCGCGAAGAACTACTTGGGCGAGTCTGAGCTGAAGAAGCTCAACACCTTGGTGTCGGCCTACTTCGACGCGGCGGAGTTCCGTGCGCAGAACCACGAGCCCACCTACATGAGCGACTGGCTCGCCCACCTCGACCGCCTCATCGTCGCCATGGACGCCCCTGTCCTGCGCGGCCCCGGCAGCGTCAGCCGCGAACGGGCAGTAGCCCACGCCGAGGGCGAATACGCCAAGTATCACGCCCAGCTGGCAACCACCCCGACCGAGGTTGAGGAAGCCTACCTGGAGTCCATCAAACGCGCCCAGCGCGAGATCGAAGGCAAGAAATGA
- a CDS encoding restriction endonuclease subunit S: protein MSQIDKLIAALCSNGIEFKTLGNIARFVRGNGMPKSDLTEDGVGAIHYGQIYTRYGAWARATISFVSETTATKLAKVDPGDIVITNTSENIEDVGKAVAWLGDEQIVTGGHATVIKHAQDPKYLSYWFQSRAFFDQKRALATGTKVIDVSARQLEKVRIPVPPLEVQREIVRVLDKFTQLEAELEAELEARRRQYEYYLDRLVSFRGENEVPWVAIGDLGLIFRGKRFTKSDYVDSDGIGVIHYGEIYTRYGTTANQAVSQVRPDLGPALRYAYKGDVILTDVGETVEDVGKAVAWLGEEPVAVHDHCYVIRSELDASYLAYTMRGNDFRKAKEQAIARTKVKTLLLDGLKRIKVPIPPLEEQRRIVLILDKFDSLVNDLSIGLPAELEARRKQYEYYRDRLLTFEEKR, encoded by the coding sequence ATGAGCCAAATCGACAAACTGATCGCAGCTCTGTGCTCGAATGGGATCGAGTTCAAGACCTTGGGCAACATCGCCAGGTTTGTTCGCGGGAATGGTATGCCGAAAAGCGACCTCACCGAGGATGGCGTAGGCGCCATTCACTACGGCCAGATCTACACGCGGTATGGGGCGTGGGCGAGGGCAACGATTTCTTTCGTCTCCGAGACCACAGCCACCAAACTAGCAAAAGTAGATCCTGGCGACATCGTTATCACAAACACCAGCGAGAACATCGAAGATGTCGGGAAGGCGGTTGCCTGGCTCGGGGACGAGCAGATCGTAACAGGAGGACATGCAACCGTTATCAAACACGCTCAAGATCCTAAGTACCTCTCCTATTGGTTTCAATCGAGAGCCTTTTTCGACCAGAAGAGAGCCTTGGCAACCGGCACCAAAGTCATCGATGTCTCCGCGAGACAACTTGAGAAGGTGCGCATCCCCGTCCCACCGCTTGAGGTACAGCGGGAGATCGTGAGGGTGCTGGATAAGTTCACCCAGCTGGAAGCGGAGCTGGAAGCGGAGCTGGAAGCACGCCGTCGCCAGTACGAGTACTACTTGGATAGGCTTGTCTCGTTTCGTGGAGAAAACGAGGTGCCATGGGTCGCAATTGGCGATCTAGGGTTGATTTTTCGAGGTAAGCGGTTCACCAAGAGCGACTATGTTGACTCAGACGGGATAGGAGTCATTCACTACGGGGAGATTTATACCAGATACGGCACCACCGCAAATCAAGCGGTTTCTCAGGTCCGACCCGACCTAGGACCTGCGCTACGATACGCCTATAAGGGTGACGTTATCTTGACCGACGTTGGAGAAACGGTTGAGGATGTCGGGAAAGCGGTGGCATGGCTCGGAGAGGAGCCTGTTGCGGTACATGATCACTGCTACGTGATACGTTCCGAGCTGGACGCCTCCTACCTTGCCTATACGATGCGAGGAAATGACTTCCGCAAGGCTAAGGAACAAGCTATCGCCCGCACCAAAGTGAAGACTCTGTTGCTGGACGGGCTAAAGCGAATCAAAGTCCCCATCCCTCCCCTCGAAGAGCAACGTCGTATCGTCTTGATCTTGGATAAGTTCGACTCCTTGGTGAACGATCTCAGTATTGGTCTTCCGGCGGAGCTGGAGGCTCGGCGGAAGCAGTACGAGTACTACCGGGACCGGCTGCTGACCTTTGAGGAGAAACGATGA
- a CDS encoding class I SAM-dependent methyltransferase, producing the protein MSKDAYAVSAPVYDLLNASFRPGQVAALERLIPLVRAESGPVLDIGAGSGLNTVFVLERLPEARVYALEPSTAMRALVLTKVAAHPEWFDRVTIRPEAFGAAPLPDAISGAILLGVLGHFSPDERAALFAALAARLPEGGAALTDLQPPCRPARVESYEIASARIGDLAYSGLAEGWPLDDERMQWKMTCRTLDGDRVLAEETTEYMFRHPDPEVIRAELRATGLSLDQIDDTTFYLIVKD; encoded by the coding sequence ATGAGCAAGGACGCCTACGCCGTCAGCGCACCGGTCTACGACCTGCTCAACGCCAGTTTTCGCCCAGGGCAGGTGGCGGCCCTGGAGAGGCTGATTCCGCTGGTCCGCGCCGAGTCGGGGCCGGTACTCGACATCGGGGCCGGGTCGGGCCTGAATACGGTCTTCGTCCTGGAGCGCCTACCGGAGGCACGCGTGTACGCCCTGGAACCCAGCACCGCGATGAGGGCGCTGGTCCTGACGAAGGTCGCCGCGCACCCGGAGTGGTTCGACCGGGTCACGATCCGGCCCGAGGCCTTCGGAGCCGCTCCCCTGCCTGATGCCATCAGCGGGGCGATCCTGCTGGGTGTCCTCGGCCACTTCAGCCCGGACGAACGGGCCGCACTGTTCGCCGCCCTCGCCGCCCGGCTCCCCGAGGGCGGGGCCGCCCTGACGGACTTGCAGCCGCCCTGCCGGCCCGCGCGGGTGGAATCCTACGAGATCGCCAGCGCCCGGATCGGCGACCTGGCCTATAGCGGCCTCGCGGAAGGATGGCCACTCGACGACGAGCGCATGCAGTGGAAGATGACCTGCCGCACCCTCGACGGCGATCGCGTGCTGGCCGAGGAGACCACCGAGTACATGTTCCGCCACCCGGACCCCGAGGTCATCCGGGCCGAACTCCGCGCCACCGGACTCAGCCTCGACCAGATCGACGACACCACCTTCTACCTCATCGTCAAGGACTGA
- a CDS encoding type I restriction endonuclease subunit R: protein MKPNDHTPATAVSYDPIAVSVESTVVAEYIPDPHEETAYQSEAALEAELIRVLQSQAYEYLPIRSEADLIGNLRTQLELLNGFQFSDAEWDRFFTTCIAGKNDGITEKTVRIHEDNVQLLRRDDGTTKNVLLIDQRRIHNNRLQVINQYEIGQGEGGARYSNRYDVTILVNGLPLVHIELKRRGVDIREAFNQIDRYQRDSFWAGSGLFDYVQLFVISNGTLTKYYSNTTRSQHLKEGQQASRRRKTSNSFEFTSWWADAKNQPIRDLIAFAKTFFARHTLLNILTRYCVLTVDKMLLVMRPYQIVAAEKMLQRIEIATNYKKLGTIDAGGYVWHTTGSGKTLTSFKAAQLATQMDSVDKVLFVVDRKDLDYQTMREYDRFQKGAANSNTSTAVLKRQLESRDAKIIITTIQKLSTFIKANPSHDVYRQHVVIIFDECHRSQFGDMHTAITKAFKRYNLFGFTGTPIFAINAASGGNPRLKTTEQAFGEKLHTYTIVDAITDKNVLPFRIDYVSTVQVGSVTDKQVSAIDTERALLDPERIGKIVSYVLEHFDQKTKRASSYDHSVVTNVAESSRTSRRADALRGRRRVRGFNALFATASIEAARIYYNHFALLQENLPPGRRLKIGLIYSYGANEAVSDGIIDDEAFDTDELPADARSFLEDAIQDYNDLFGTSYDTSAERFQNYYKDLSQRIKNREIDLVIVVNMFLTGFDATTLNTLFVDKNLRAHGLIQAYSRTNRILNSVKTYGNIVAFRNLEDETNAALELFGNREARGVVLLKPYQDYYREYAEKVAELLEAFPLGQPIIGEAAQKAFIALFGAILRLQNILSSFDDFAGNEILSERQGQDYRSIYLDLYAQFRQGQDAEKEVINDDVLFEIELIKQVEINVDYILMLVQKYRDEHGDGDDKEIRSEITRAVNASPTLRNKRDLIEAFVDSVSVDGHIDDEWVAFIEAERKTELARIIADENLKPEAAQEFVQNAFRNGELRTTGTAITKILPPISRFAPSGGHDEKKRRVIARLSAFFDRFLGLSAAPTESPGHHD, encoded by the coding sequence ATGAAACCGAACGACCACACACCCGCCACGGCCGTTTCCTACGACCCGATTGCGGTCTCGGTGGAGTCCACCGTCGTCGCAGAGTACATCCCTGACCCACACGAGGAGACCGCTTACCAGTCAGAGGCGGCCCTGGAAGCCGAACTCATCCGGGTGCTGCAGTCACAGGCCTACGAGTACCTGCCGATCCGTTCGGAGGCCGACCTGATCGGCAACCTGCGAACCCAACTGGAACTGTTGAACGGCTTTCAGTTCTCGGATGCCGAATGGGACCGGTTCTTCACCACCTGCATTGCCGGAAAGAACGACGGCATTACCGAAAAGACGGTACGTATCCACGAAGACAACGTGCAGCTGCTTCGCCGGGACGACGGCACCACCAAGAATGTGCTGCTGATCGACCAGCGGCGCATCCACAACAACCGGCTCCAGGTCATCAACCAGTACGAGATCGGCCAGGGCGAGGGCGGAGCCAGGTATTCCAACCGGTACGACGTGACGATCCTCGTCAACGGGTTGCCGCTGGTCCACATCGAACTCAAACGCCGGGGCGTGGACATCCGTGAGGCGTTCAACCAGATAGACCGGTACCAGCGGGACAGCTTCTGGGCGGGCAGCGGCCTGTTCGACTACGTTCAGCTGTTCGTCATCTCCAACGGCACGCTCACCAAGTACTACTCCAACACCACCCGCAGCCAGCACCTGAAGGAGGGGCAGCAGGCCAGCCGCAGGCGCAAAACCTCCAATTCATTCGAGTTCACCTCGTGGTGGGCGGATGCGAAGAACCAGCCGATCCGCGACCTGATCGCGTTCGCCAAAACCTTCTTCGCCCGGCACACGCTGCTCAACATCCTCACCCGGTACTGCGTCCTCACCGTCGACAAGATGCTGCTGGTGATGCGCCCCTACCAGATCGTCGCCGCCGAGAAGATGCTGCAGCGCATCGAGATCGCCACCAATTACAAGAAACTCGGCACCATCGACGCCGGCGGCTACGTGTGGCACACCACCGGCTCGGGCAAGACCCTGACCAGTTTCAAGGCCGCCCAGCTCGCCACCCAGATGGACAGCGTTGACAAGGTGCTTTTCGTGGTGGACCGCAAGGACCTGGACTACCAGACCATGCGCGAATACGACCGTTTCCAGAAGGGTGCGGCCAATTCCAATACCTCCACCGCGGTGCTCAAACGCCAGCTGGAAAGCCGGGACGCCAAGATCATCATCACGACGATCCAGAAACTCTCGACCTTCATCAAGGCCAACCCCAGCCACGACGTCTACCGCCAGCATGTCGTCATCATTTTCGACGAATGCCACCGCTCCCAGTTCGGGGACATGCACACCGCGATCACCAAGGCGTTCAAGCGGTACAACCTGTTCGGTTTCACGGGCACACCGATCTTCGCGATCAACGCGGCCAGCGGCGGAAACCCCCGGCTGAAAACCACCGAACAGGCCTTCGGGGAGAAACTCCACACCTACACGATCGTGGACGCCATCACCGACAAGAACGTGTTGCCGTTCCGCATCGACTACGTCAGCACCGTGCAGGTGGGCAGCGTCACCGACAAACAGGTGTCGGCCATCGACACCGAGCGAGCGCTGCTCGACCCGGAACGCATCGGCAAGATCGTCTCCTATGTGCTTGAGCATTTCGACCAGAAAACGAAACGCGCCTCCAGTTACGACCACTCGGTCGTCACCAATGTGGCCGAATCCAGCCGCACCTCTCGCCGCGCCGACGCGCTTCGGGGACGTCGCCGCGTGCGTGGTTTCAATGCGCTGTTCGCGACCGCATCCATTGAGGCCGCCCGGATCTACTACAACCACTTTGCGTTGCTGCAGGAAAACCTGCCGCCCGGACGCCGCCTGAAGATCGGCCTGATCTACTCCTACGGGGCCAACGAGGCCGTCAGCGACGGAATCATCGACGACGAGGCCTTCGACACCGACGAGTTGCCCGCCGACGCCCGCAGCTTCCTGGAGGACGCGATCCAGGATTACAACGACCTGTTCGGCACCAGCTACGACACCAGCGCCGAGAGATTCCAGAACTACTACAAGGACCTCTCACAGCGGATCAAGAACCGGGAAATCGACCTGGTCATCGTCGTCAACATGTTCCTCACCGGCTTCGACGCCACCACCCTCAACACCCTCTTCGTCGACAAAAACCTGCGCGCCCACGGCCTCATCCAGGCCTATTCCCGGACCAACCGGATCCTGAACTCGGTGAAGACCTACGGCAATATCGTCGCCTTCCGCAACCTGGAGGACGAGACCAACGCCGCGCTGGAACTGTTCGGCAACCGGGAGGCCCGCGGCGTCGTCCTGCTCAAGCCCTACCAGGACTACTACCGCGAATACGCCGAAAAGGTCGCCGAGTTGCTGGAGGCATTCCCGCTCGGCCAGCCGATCATCGGAGAGGCAGCTCAGAAGGCCTTCATCGCGCTGTTCGGCGCAATCCTGCGGCTGCAGAACATCCTCTCCTCATTCGACGACTTCGCCGGGAACGAGATCCTCAGCGAACGCCAAGGGCAGGACTACCGCAGCATCTACCTCGACCTCTACGCCCAGTTCCGTCAAGGCCAGGACGCCGAGAAGGAAGTAATCAACGACGACGTTCTCTTCGAGATCGAACTCATCAAACAGGTGGAAATCAACGTCGATTACATCCTCATGCTGGTGCAGAAGTACCGGGACGAGCACGGCGACGGCGACGACAAAGAGATCCGCTCCGAGATCACCCGGGCGGTCAACGCCAGCCCGACGCTGCGTAACAAGAGGGACCTCATCGAGGCCTTCGTCGACTCGGTTTCTGTTGACGGGCACATCGACGACGAATGGGTGGCCTTCATCGAGGCCGAGCGCAAGACCGAGCTCGCCAGGATCATCGCGGATGAGAACCTCAAGCCGGAGGCCGCTCAGGAGTTCGTCCAGAACGCCTTCCGCAACGGCGAGTTGCGCACCACCGGGACGGCCATCACCAAGATCTTGCCGCCGATTTCGCGTTTCGCTCCGAGCGGCGGTCACGACGAGAAGAAACGTCGGGTGATTGCCAGGCTGAGCGCCTTCTTCGACCGTTTCCTCGGGTTGAGTGCCGCACCAACCGAAAGTCCTGGGCATCATGACTGA
- a CDS encoding ATP-binding protein yields the protein MTSAVVDRSLTLPPEQVGPALLALAEDQWFERKSARVSPRDLAVPLVAMANADGGVIVVGLHDGKVEDVPAQRRNELRQACLDYTEPPVRARVEEVEALDAEGEPATLVLLNVAPGETVHVTQKGECYLRVGDESRRLTAAQQRELVFDRGMAHYEATPVNLTLADLDQQALADYAERIGAATIEGALAARDLVDRRGRLTVASELLFDERPQREFPNAVVRILKYGAEHRGVGRNMTLEQDRRVEGSLLRQISEAIRQIEDMMPAWQQLSDAGTFEPISRIPRDAWLEGLVNAVVHRSYSTMGDHIRFEIFPSRIEITSPGRFPGIVEPQRPLDIRRYARNPRIARVCADLGYTRELGEGIARLFAEMRGRGLVDPHYFQSSSSVTLTLSAQEALPEEIRSRLTRSAIAILNTLRQTGEPLSTGALAELAGVARMTATRALAQLEELGLVIREGSAKQDPRATWHLT from the coding sequence ATGACCTCGGCAGTCGTGGATCGTAGCCTGACGTTGCCCCCAGAGCAGGTGGGGCCAGCGCTGCTGGCCCTTGCGGAAGATCAGTGGTTCGAGCGCAAGTCCGCTCGCGTGTCGCCACGCGATCTCGCGGTCCCGCTGGTGGCTATGGCCAACGCCGATGGCGGGGTGATTGTCGTTGGGCTCCACGACGGCAAGGTGGAGGACGTGCCAGCGCAGCGGCGCAACGAGCTGCGGCAAGCCTGCCTCGACTACACTGAACCGCCGGTACGCGCCCGGGTGGAAGAAGTCGAGGCGCTGGACGCCGAAGGCGAGCCGGCCACTCTCGTCCTGCTGAACGTCGCTCCGGGGGAGACCGTGCACGTCACCCAGAAGGGTGAGTGCTACCTGCGGGTTGGCGATGAGTCGCGGCGGTTGACTGCCGCGCAGCAGCGTGAGCTCGTGTTCGACCGGGGCATGGCGCACTATGAAGCCACTCCCGTGAACCTCACCCTGGCGGACCTCGACCAGCAGGCCCTGGCGGATTACGCCGAACGCATCGGCGCGGCGACCATTGAGGGTGCGCTGGCCGCGCGCGACCTGGTGGATCGCCGGGGTCGGCTCACCGTGGCCAGCGAGCTGCTGTTCGACGAGCGTCCCCAGCGTGAGTTTCCCAATGCCGTCGTCCGGATTCTCAAGTACGGGGCAGAGCATCGGGGCGTGGGGCGAAACATGACGCTCGAACAGGACCGCCGGGTGGAAGGTTCCCTGCTGCGGCAGATCTCCGAAGCCATCCGCCAGATCGAGGACATGATGCCCGCCTGGCAGCAACTGAGTGACGCGGGCACTTTCGAACCCATCTCCCGGATTCCCCGGGATGCCTGGCTGGAGGGGCTGGTCAACGCCGTCGTTCATCGCTCGTACAGCACCATGGGCGACCACATTCGCTTTGAGATTTTCCCAAGCCGGATCGAGATCACCTCGCCAGGACGATTCCCGGGCATCGTCGAACCCCAACGCCCGCTCGATATCCGGCGCTATGCCCGTAACCCGCGCATCGCCCGGGTGTGCGCCGACTTGGGGTACACCAGAGAGCTCGGGGAAGGGATCGCGCGGCTATTCGCCGAGATGCGTGGACGCGGGCTCGTCGATCCCCACTATTTCCAATCCTCTTCCTCGGTGACTCTCACCTTGTCGGCACAGGAGGCGCTCCCCGAAGAAATCCGCTCCCGGCTCACCCGCAGCGCGATCGCCATTCTGAACACGTTGCGCCAGACGGGGGAGCCGCTCTCCACCGGGGCGCTGGCCGAACTGGCAGGGGTAGCCCGCATGACCGCCACCCGGGCGCTAGCCCAGCTGGAAGAACTCGGACTCGTCATCCGGGAAGGCTCCGCCAAGCAAGACCCACGCGCCACCTGGCACCTCACCTGA
- a CDS encoding restriction endonuclease: MIPDYQTCMRPVLVLLADGQTWRKRDLVAALEEEFHLTPEKRNALLPSGKQRVMASRVGWAITYLFKADLIERPTRGHARITGTGREALAAHPERIDTRTLESYPPFREFLQRTGTSGGSPEQAAAAEPPTASTPADLIQQAIKANRAVVEAEVLAAAVNISPAGFEHLVIQLLAAMGYGQRGSLEHTPLSNDGGIDGIISQDPLGLDRIYVQAKCWALHRSVDRPEIQRFAGALLSKQGDRGVYITTATFTRGARDEAERINARIELIDGQRLAQLLVHYGVGVQSEPTPSLVRLDEDFFDAL; this comes from the coding sequence ATGATCCCCGATTATCAGACGTGCATGCGGCCGGTGCTGGTCTTGCTCGCCGATGGTCAGACCTGGCGCAAGCGGGATCTCGTTGCCGCGCTGGAGGAAGAGTTTCACCTCACCCCCGAGAAGCGGAACGCGCTGCTGCCCAGCGGCAAGCAGCGGGTGATGGCCAGCCGGGTCGGCTGGGCGATCACCTATCTGTTCAAAGCCGACCTAATCGAACGCCCAACCCGTGGGCACGCACGCATCACCGGCACCGGGCGTGAAGCTTTGGCGGCTCATCCTGAGCGAATCGACACCAGAACGTTGGAGTCATACCCGCCCTTCCGGGAGTTCCTCCAGCGCACCGGCACCTCGGGTGGCTCGCCGGAGCAAGCGGCAGCAGCGGAACCCCCGACAGCCTCCACCCCCGCCGACCTGATCCAGCAGGCCATCAAAGCGAACCGGGCGGTGGTCGAGGCCGAGGTGCTCGCCGCGGCGGTGAATATCTCCCCCGCGGGGTTCGAGCACCTGGTGATCCAGCTGCTTGCCGCGATGGGTTACGGCCAGCGTGGCTCTCTCGAACACACCCCGCTCAGCAACGACGGTGGCATCGACGGGATCATCAGCCAGGACCCGCTCGGCCTGGACCGCATCTACGTGCAGGCGAAGTGCTGGGCCCTGCATCGCAGCGTCGACCGACCCGAGATCCAGCGATTCGCCGGTGCCCTGCTCAGCAAACAAGGTGACCGGGGTGTCTACATCACCACCGCCACCTTCACCCGCGGCGCCCGCGACGAGGCCGAACGCATCAACGCCCGCATCGAGCTGATCGACGGGCAGCGCCTCGCCCAACTGCTCGTCCACTACGGGGTGGGAGTGCAGTCGGAACCCACCCCCAGCCTTGTCCGTCTGGACGAAGACTTCTTCGACGCTCTGTGA
- a CDS encoding type I restriction-modification system subunit M, with protein MAPTTKEAQRAELHKTIWRIANDLRGSVDGWDFKAYVLGMLFYRFISENLTAHINQGEHEAGDPDYDYIEESDHRASGILDGVVAEKGFFIFPSELFANVRDRASRDEKLNETLERVFRNIEGSAVGTAAEGALKGLFDDLDVNSSKLGPTVLKRNGKLVKLLNAIGDMPLGNFEDNSIDLFGDAYEYLMGMYASQAGKSGGEYYTPQEVSELLARLTVVGKTAVNKVYDPACGSGSLLLKFAKVLGPDRVRNGFYGQEINLTTYNLARINMFLHDINYEHFSIEHGDTLTDPRHWDDEPFEAIVSNPPYSTKWEGNDNPLLINDERFAPAGVLAPKSKADLAFTMHILSWLSVNGTAAIVEFPGVLYRGGAERKIRKYLIDNNYVDAVIQLPPDLFFGTTIATCIIVLKKSKPENTVLFIDASGEFSRVGNKNKLLQQNQDHILETFTARRDVDHVAKLVTNEDLAANDYNISVSSYVEKEDTREAVDIQALNAEIARIVARQAELRTEIDAIVADLEGEPS; from the coding sequence ATGGCACCGACCACCAAAGAGGCCCAGCGGGCCGAGTTGCACAAGACCATCTGGCGGATCGCCAACGACCTGCGCGGCTCGGTGGACGGCTGGGACTTCAAGGCCTACGTCCTGGGCATGCTGTTCTACCGGTTCATCTCAGAGAACCTCACCGCCCATATCAACCAGGGCGAGCACGAGGCCGGGGATCCCGATTACGACTACATCGAGGAGTCCGATCACCGGGCCTCCGGCATTCTTGACGGCGTCGTGGCAGAGAAGGGGTTCTTCATCTTCCCCTCAGAGCTGTTCGCCAATGTCCGCGATCGGGCGTCCCGGGACGAGAAACTGAACGAGACCTTGGAGCGGGTATTCCGCAACATCGAGGGGTCGGCGGTCGGCACGGCGGCCGAGGGCGCGTTGAAGGGTCTGTTCGATGACCTTGACGTCAATAGCTCCAAGCTTGGACCGACGGTGCTCAAGCGCAACGGGAAACTCGTCAAGCTCCTGAACGCGATCGGCGATATGCCGCTGGGTAATTTCGAGGACAACTCGATCGACCTTTTCGGGGACGCCTACGAATACCTCATGGGCATGTATGCCTCGCAGGCTGGCAAGTCCGGCGGGGAGTATTACACCCCGCAGGAGGTCTCGGAGCTGCTGGCCCGGCTGACGGTGGTCGGCAAGACCGCGGTGAACAAGGTCTACGACCCGGCCTGCGGGTCGGGGTCGCTGCTGCTGAAGTTCGCCAAGGTTCTCGGGCCAGACCGGGTCCGCAACGGGTTCTACGGGCAGGAGATCAACCTGACCACGTACAACCTGGCGCGAATCAACATGTTCTTGCACGACATCAACTACGAGCACTTCAGCATTGAGCACGGCGATACCCTGACCGATCCCAGGCATTGGGATGATGAGCCGTTCGAGGCGATCGTGTCGAATCCTCCCTATTCGACGAAATGGGAGGGAAACGACAACCCGCTGCTCATCAACGACGAACGGTTCGCCCCCGCCGGGGTGCTGGCCCCGAAGTCGAAGGCGGACCTGGCGTTCACCATGCACATCCTGTCGTGGCTGAGCGTCAACGGCACCGCGGCGATTGTCGAGTTCCCCGGCGTGCTGTACCGCGGGGGCGCGGAACGCAAGATCCGCAAATATCTCATCGACAACAACTACGTGGATGCCGTGATCCAGTTGCCGCCGGATCTGTTCTTCGGCACCACCATCGCCACCTGCATCATCGTGCTGAAAAAATCGAAACCCGAGAACACGGTGCTGTTCATTGACGCCTCGGGGGAGTTCAGCCGGGTCGGGAACAAGAACAAGCTGCTGCAGCAGAACCAGGATCACATCCTGGAAACCTTCACCGCCCGCCGCGACGTGGATCACGTCGCCAAGCTCGTGACCAACGAAGACCTCGCGGCCAACGACTACAACATCTCGGTGTCCTCCTATGTCGAGAAGGAGGACACCCGCGAGGCCGTGGACATCCAGGCCCTCAACGCCGAGATCGCCCGCATCGTCGCCCGCCAGGCCGAGCTTCGCACCGAGATCGACGCCATCGTCGCCGACCTGGAGGGAGAGCCGTCGTGA
- a CDS encoding DUF3039 domain-containing protein, producing MRIDSIEHPLIADAIRRFAKGLPDRHQEASKQLGRAVFEVRSRTGAAWRGAAVLDEHGDPWLVWAAPHDKFHAQVCDVLKNLDRWMPTAAEYKLRDRDAEANRLSVWHKETIAFFCQAVAEAVNTGKDTFSFPGYDHNTHLTLSIALEHDAPTGAPETDSSLVTLQLRLGGSCDSFIQLVLPVLQPDISLIDSTYTQNGDLELWVSVSQAKLFQLLAAVGISDGEIDPNPPCTPPSHLHYVGCHYLSEALVIGAATRAVCGLWFVPTRDESADLPLCPECERRKPVAQAAAALIESLRDQRIQGS from the coding sequence GTGCGTATTGACTCTATTGAGCATCCTCTGATTGCCGACGCGATACGACGATTCGCTAAGGGGCTCCCGGACCGGCACCAGGAGGCATCGAAGCAGCTCGGTCGGGCGGTATTTGAGGTTCGCTCAAGGACGGGAGCGGCGTGGCGAGGTGCTGCCGTTCTTGACGAGCACGGCGACCCGTGGCTGGTGTGGGCGGCACCCCATGACAAGTTCCATGCCCAAGTCTGCGACGTGCTCAAGAACCTGGACCGTTGGATGCCAACAGCTGCGGAGTACAAGCTGCGCGACCGCGACGCCGAGGCCAACAGACTCTCCGTCTGGCATAAGGAGACAATCGCCTTCTTCTGTCAGGCGGTGGCTGAAGCTGTGAATACTGGGAAGGACACCTTCTCCTTTCCCGGTTATGACCACAACACCCACCTAACCTTGTCCATCGCCTTGGAACATGATGCTCCCACTGGAGCGCCTGAAACGGACTCGTCGCTCGTCACACTTCAGCTACGGCTGGGCGGTTCCTGTGACAGCTTCATCCAGTTGGTCTTGCCCGTGCTCCAGCCCGACATCAGCTTGATCGACTCCACGTACACGCAGAACGGTGACTTAGAACTGTGGGTCAGCGTTTCTCAAGCCAAGCTGTTTCAGCTTCTGGCTGCGGTAGGGATCTCCGACGGCGAGATTGATCCGAATCCGCCCTGCACTCCCCCGAGCCATCTGCACTACGTCGGTTGCCACTACCTCAGCGAGGCTTTGGTGATAGGAGCAGCAACTCGAGCTGTGTGCGGGCTGTGGTTCGTCCCGACACGAGACGAGAGCGCTGACTTGCCGCTTTGTCCTGAGTGTGAGCGTCGCAAGCCCGTAGCCCAGGCGGCCGCGGCCCTGATCGAGTCACTCCGCGATCAGCGCATCCAAGGCAGTTAG